The genomic interval AATGAAGACAAGCTCCTCAAAGATCCATCCCCTTtggataataatttaattgatttatacAATAATGCAGCCATAGAGGTATTAATAAGTAAGCTTGCAATGCACATTGTAAACACccatttttagatattatcGCACTCAAAAGCAAATTTGTGGTGGAGTTTTCGCCTTATTGGCCAAAGCATGATCTTAGAAAGTCCCGATGGGATACATTTGGCTGATAGACCTTTACAGCATTGCACTCAGATATTGCTAAACATGTTTTGCAATGAGGATATGAATTTCAATGATGGAACTTGTTGCAGTTCTATGGAGGCCTATACAACGCTGCAGATTGTCACTTTCGTGATTTTGGCGGGGTGGTACGTTAAGTGATTTTTAGACGAAGCCCGAAttgatatttgatattttagcGTGTTAATAGCGACTTTTATGAGCATGTATCGCTTCATAAAAAAGCTTAGAGGGCGTCCCCTGCACGACTATCAATGTCTTCCAGACGGAGATACTGAAACAGTGCATCCAAATAACAAGAACTACTTTCTTCTCTTCAAATCGCTGACTAAAATGTTTATCATCATGTCGTATTTCTTCGTGTGCGAtcgcactaatttttttatgaaggaaAACAAGTACTATTCGGAGTTTAGCTTTTGGTTGCCCATTGGATATGTGATGGTTTTGGGGCTGTTTTTCACTGAAGACAGCAAGCTGACGAAGATCTTGCATAGAGACCAACTAAACGAGTGCAAAGGATGGATGCAGCTGGTTATTTTGGTATACCATGTGACTGGTGCTAGTCGGATTTTGGTGATAAAAATGCACGTTAAAGTGCTGATTTCCGCGTATTTATTTCTACTGGGTTATGAACAATTCTCGTACGTTTGGCACCGCGGCGACATGGGAATCGTGAATTTCTTCCGCAATTTATTTAAGCTAAATTTCATGACCGTCACTCTGTGCCTCTGCATGAATCGGccttatcaattttattatttcggtCCCCTGCTCTCTTTCTGGTACATGATGATCTATTGCTTCTTGACTTTCCCACCTCACATAACTGCCCAAAACTCGGAGAACAACGTGATGCAGTTCTTCTATCTACTCATCAAGTTCATTGGCTTATTTAGCATTATCACAATCTTGTTCCTCTCCGAGGTTTTCTTCGAGAAAATTTTCGTTACGCGGCCCTGGAAAGCGCTTTTTGTAACCACTGACGATGACATTCATGAATGGTGGTACCGCTGGAAGTTGGATAGATATTCTATTATCTATGGCATGTGCTTTTCAGTTTTGTTAATTGCAGGGCAAAAGTATAATATTTATGACGACAATAATCACTCCAATCTGTTTTCTAGGAGGATTGCGCTAAGTGCTACTTTAGCGGCTTTTGTAGGTCTTGGCACATATACCACTATAACATTCATTTGTAGAAATGAGCCGGAATGCAGTGAAATTCACTCCTACGTAGTTTTTATCCCTATAGTAAGTTACACATTCTTGAGGAACGTTTCAGGGATGCTCCGCACTCGTTATTCCACATTTTTCGCCTGGTTCGGGGAGATTCATTTGGAACTATTCCTGAGTCAGTATCACATTTGGTTGGCAGCGGACACCCACGGGGTTTTGGTATTACTTCCGGGGTTCCCGGTACTAAATTTGATTCTCACAACGTATATTTTCGTGTGCGCTTCCCACGAGATACACCAGGTGACTAAAGTGCTCTTGCCATATGCCGTGCCCGAAGATTGGAAGCATGTCCTGaggaatttcattttatttttggctGTTTTAGTGCCCATCGGCATTAATGATGGAATGTTTTAGGTGGTGTATTTATATATTGTATCTAAGAAAGTGCtgtgatattaaatttttaattgttttattaacaaaacacgGGTTGCTGCTTTAATGTATAATAAAGCACATATTGTTAGTACTCTGTTGACGTCCTATTCGTTGAGGACAATATTGCAGAAATTTTGGGATCCCAGTGCGCCTCCACCATTTCCTTAAAAACGTGCCGCCTTTTGTACATTAACAcgtacaataaatatttttcagtagAAAAGAATCTGCTTCTTTAATGGCGCTAACTGTGaataaataacacaaaaagtGTGGATAGCCTCGTTTGCAGGATGAATGTGTATCATCAAGTGGTTTTTAACGCAGTTTCGCAAGGCTCGTGCGCCTCTTTTTTGTGTAGTAAACTATTATTTAAGCACAAAAACACTGCAGTTTACGGTTCATAAGTTGTTTTGGAACTGCTAATAATATATATTGAGATTTTCGATGGCATGACTCACTCGagaacaaaaataaaccactagattttgagtgtttacaacaaatttcGATTGCTTCACAGCCGTTACCCCAAATACGTGAATGTGCGTTGAACAAGCACATGGTAATTAATCCAAAGGAGTTCcgtaaaataacttttttccattattggttttaaaaagaattgaaataaTGTTCACTTATCAGCGACTTTACAGTCTTTAAATACGCCCGCTACGAGTCTACACTATACAGAACGCAATGGGAATatgatcaaattaatcactcaACTTCTTCTCTAACTTTCATAAGGAGTAGATTACTTTGAGCTGCTCAAGTACCCGATAAATAACTCATTCGAGTGCCCTCTTGAGAATCGAATTATATAAGGGGTCGAAAAATACTGCTTTGAGTATGTTTATGGCGTGTTGACCATGAAGCTTTGTGTAGCTCTTTTGTTGCTGTCAGCTTTTGTGAGTaaagagaagaaaataaaaagaaatgttaaataaaaaacaaaacactttATTAGGCGTTGCTGCCTTTATTGAGCGCCAACCCAAGATCCAGTTCGTGGAAAATTGATTCGAAGCGGAAAGCACAACCTCCCGGTACTGGGATTGTTGCAAACTCACCTGTGCCTGGGCCGAAAATATTGACACTGACTTTGGTAAATACCATGAAATCTCAAATagttttttactgaaatttttgaattcttagGTCCAGTAAAAGCGTGCGATGTCGACGGTGAAATCGTCAGCTACGGAAACGTCCAATCCGGATGTAAAGCCGATGGTACCTCATACATTTGTAACAACCAACAAAGCTATATAATCAATTACTCATTGGCCTATGGGTAGGCATCTTCACCATCTTCAATCAGATTAAAAACAAACCCTTTCTGAATATAGATTCGCCGCTGCTGCCTTCATCAATCCTCCCGAAAACATGTGCTGCACATGCTTCCTGGTTACTTTTAAATTGGGTGAATGGGACGACTGCTCTGGCAAACAAATAATCGTGCAAATCACCAATACCGGAGGCTCCAGTATCACGAATAGTACTGAAAACAACATCGAATTCAACATTCTTGGCGGTGGTGTCGGCTACTACACTCTGGGATGCAAGAAGCAGTGGAACGCGCCTGACTAAGGTTGGGATGACCAATATGGTGGAGTTGGTACTGAGGATGAGTGCAATCAATTGCCTGAAGTTTTCAAACGTGGATGCAAATTTAGGTAAAATGAATTAAGACTGAACTTTGGATGAAAATTACAGATATGAAGTCATTCCTACGGTCAGAATAGCGACATGCTTGATTCAGCTGGATTCGGagacatgttttttttttatataggtGGGAATTTTTGAATGGCCGCTCCAACCCCCCTGCTTCTTTCAAGCAGATCGTATGTCCCCAAGAGATCGTCAACATTTCCGGATGCAAGATGGGCTAGATTTCACCACTAAAAGTTGTAAAAACTTTGCTATTTCTCGTTAATAAAGTTCTTTTATTTTGACAAGCTTTGTACGTTCTGtttatatcaaatttggtcaatTAAC from Euwallacea fornicatus isolate EFF26 chromosome 17, ASM4011564v1, whole genome shotgun sequence carries:
- the LOC136344527 gene encoding endoglucanase-like: MKLCVALLLLSAFALLPLLSANPRSSSWKIDSKRKAQPPGPVKACDVDGEIVSYGNVQSGCKADGTSYICNNQQSYIINYSLAYGFAAAAFINPPENMCCTCFLVTFKLGEWDDCSGKQIIVQITNTGGSSITNSTENNIEFNILGGGVGYYTLGCKKQWNAPD
- the LOC136344422 gene encoding N-acetylneuraminate 9-O-acetyltransferase, with the protein product MTSENSRIEKVIEEINAKNAKKLALFMILCFACYHALLHVKYDVKYGTNSCRWLLSDGRYKGDQQWQPYGCMLHPYTKIDTKRCLRYKAYYGSKTYFTFIGDSRIRQLYYSFVNHITQNEGMVTELNNPSMNLSYFDHNLNIKVEFVWMPFISKEMIEYFRNWESSEDSPSMIVTGSVLQSIISSNGSKSLVDQYKMNITNLVVPIDNLYGKKCKTLWTIQAPVNEDKLLKDPSPLDNNLIDLYNNAAIEILSHSKANLWWSFRLIGQSMILESPDGIHLADRPLQHCTQILLNMFCNEDMNFNDGTCCSSMEAYTTLQIVTFVILAGCVLIATFMSMYRFIKKLRGRPLHDYQCLPDGDTETVHPNNKNYFLLFKSLTKMFIIMSYFFVCDRTNFFMKENKYYSEFSFWLPIGYVMVLGLFFTEDSKLTKILHRDQLNECKGWMQLVILVYHVTGASRILVIKMHVKVLISAYLFLLGYEQFSYVWHRGDMGIVNFFRNLFKLNFMTVTLCLCMNRPYQFYYFGPLLSFWYMMIYCFLTFPPHITAQNSENNVMQFFYLLIKFIGLFSIITILFLSEVFFEKIFVTRPWKALFVTTDDDIHEWWYRWKLDRYSIIYGMCFSVLLIAGQKYNIYDDNNHSNLFSRRIALSATLAAFVGLGTYTTITFICRNEPECSEIHSYVVFIPIVSYTFLRNVSGMLRTRYSTFFAWFGEIHLELFLSQYHIWLAADTHGVLVLLPGFPVLNLILTTYIFVCASHEIHQVTKVLLPYAVPEDWKHVLRNFILFLAVLVPIGINDGMF